The Neoarius graeffei isolate fNeoGra1 chromosome 23, fNeoGra1.pri, whole genome shotgun sequence genome segment GCTAGCACAGCCATTATCTTGGCAGTCCATCCCCTTACAAACAATCACTGCTGGCACTGTGGGAGCATGAACGCCCGAAATATAGTGAAATCAGTCCATCATGCCTGTAGGCTGTGTCTGGTATAATGGGCACTGCTGCAAGCATAACACTGGCATAATGATAAGCAAAACCTCAAGATTGCAACATTTCCTTGTCATTTCAGCTTACTAGGTTTATCTAGACATTTATTATGTAAAGCCATCACAAACATTTACTCAATGTAGTACTAAATCCAGAGAAGCCTCATAGACTTTTATTTAGTGAAGGCTTATGATTGTAATATTACCATTATTAAATGCACTTGGACTCAGGATCTCTCGTAGGATACAAACCTTTTTCCAAATGAACTGTATTTTCCTGAGTGCCATACTTATGTAAATGGGTGATTTATGAATAAACTCATATCCAGGTTGGTAAATGAGACTCATTGACATTTGAAATCTTGATGAACTTTGTGCACTCTTGACATCAAGAGCTTCAACCAAGAGATTTTTCTTAAAGTTCTGAAATAGGTTGAGCTCCTCAGTGCCAATTGGTCCTAAGCTCAAAATGAAAActatatgtttggagaaaaacaaTTTAATTTGAAGTAAAAACAATGTCTTGGAATGCATTTTGACCAAGAAATACTGTCGACTACACAAATGTCAACAATAGGCCTTTATTCAAATATATACTGCATTTAATTAAAATTTGTGAGCATCTATGTGCACCTGGGTGAGAATAATCATTTGGCTGTTTACCCCTGAATTAGCTATTCAGCTATTTATGACTGGTTAGGATTAGGACTTTGGTGTAAACAGTGCTGTTTGGTGGTGTTATCTTTTGGACATATGGGTGCTTGTCTTGTCTCTGGGTGGTGCTACGTTTTCCCAAGTGTAAATAGCCACATTGGCTATCCACACTGGGTAAAAATAGCTTTGGTGGCTACTGACACCATTGGTGCAAATAGCATCTGCCTTAAAAGATGTATTCAAATATAGCTGCAAATCATGCATTTTCAGGTTTTTAGAAGGCTATTATATACACTTGAACCAGACATGATACTGATTGTACACAAATGCCAAAAGATTAAATTGATGAATAGTTTGTTGACTATGAAAATTAAATTCATAACTTCCTAAGTCCTTCCCATGCtggaacctggtcttcccaggcagtcttccatcccagtactaaccaggcctttgAGGCGCATAGTGCgatgctgatctccgtttccatagcccttagcctcttgcctatacagctagggttacaatggggggctagtcctctggtaaccatgagagtttgactccccactcgcatatgtattgcagtatgccttgccagaaggtaccatttttatgacggtctttggtatgacctgaccacgagtagaatTCACGGTCtctcgatcgagaggcggacacgctaaccactaggccagctcgtggtatggaaattaaatgagtgaaattaaatttttttaaagattCGATTTGACTGTATACAACTTTGACTTGAAATTAAGGACCATTATATTTGTTCTCAGAATGCATTAATAGTCTGTTTATTTTTCCTTTGTGTTTCAGAGGTCCAAGGCACCATGGGAGGAAAACTGAGCAAGAAGAAGAAGGGATACAATGTGAATGATGAGAAGACAAAAGAAAAGGATGCCAAAACAGAGGGGGCATCAGCAGAGGAGAATGATGCTTCTAAAGACAACAAGGAGGAAGCACCAACTGCCACGGAAACCACCGAGACAGCCAATGACACGGCAGCAGCCACCAAAGAAGCAACGCCTGTTGCGGATAGCAGTGCAACCGtgccaaaagaagaagagaagaccGTTGCCCCAGCAGCCAAGGAAGAGAAATCAGCAGCTACCACCACCTCAACATCTAATGCCAAGAGCGCCGACTCCGCCAAAGTGGAACCTGCCAAGAGTCCTGATGCTCCACCTACCAAGGCAGAAGAAAAACCTGCCTCTGCTCCAGCACCGGCCAATGAGAAAGAACCAGCGAAAGATACCACCCAAGCTCTCAAAGAGCCTGCCCCAGCTAAGGATCCTGCCTCTGCAATGGAGAGCAAGGCAGATGCTGAGGCTAAAAAGACTGAAGCTCCACCTGCCAAAGGGCCTGCTTCTGCACAGCCTGTAACCACGGAGACCAGCCCTGCCCCCAGTAAGGAGCAGACAGTTGCTGTGCAAGATTAACGAACAGAGGCGAACAAACCAATAAGgagaaaaattaataataaaatcagATTAAATTAGTGAAACTAGCCCTTCTTAAATTGCAACCAATATAATATTGATAACTGGAATAATAATACTGACTTTGACAGCATTACTCAACATCTCAATGATTTTTactgatactgtttttttttttttttttaaattgagcagAGAGCAATTATGAGGTGGTAACGGAGGTGTATAAGTAGAATACAAgtcttaaaataatgataaaCTTGGTGCTGTTGATTTCTGTTGTCAcagttattattgttatttaaaCACTGACAGAAGACTGAATCTACCACCAGCCCCCAAATCTAACTCTTaatgtctctctcactcttacaGTCTCTCTCTATATCTTGCTACCTGTTTCACTTTCTCCATTTAACTCTCTATTTAATAGAGAGGTCAAATGAAAGAGTGGAACTGGCTTTTCGCAGGCCACACATACAGTTCTCACCAGTCTGTTCTTACATTGCTCTCTTTCCAAGATGAGTGTGActgatgtgtgtgagtgtgtctgtATGGTGGAATTGCATTCTATTGGGTATCTTCTCTTTGCTGCCGTCTGGTTTGTGCTTTGGTCATTTGCAGTGGTTGGTGTTGTGTTTTGGCCTTTGTTCTCTAGTCTTTCCTGACCTTTCAATGCCTTTCATTGATATCCTTtatattgatggaataatgataatttaaaaaaaatcaaagtgtGTGTAGCACAATGTTATATATGAACACATGCACgtgcacacccacccacacacaccacagagaaagagaatgagagagtCTGTGCTAAAAGTGTTGATGCATTTAAATGTGTGTACACATTTGCAGTGTTTGTTTAACTCTCCAGTGGTATTATATGTACAAATAGAATCCTGTGTGcaagtgagagagcgagcgagtgagagagctTAGATCGCCATGCCTGAGGACCCAGACTGCCTTCTTAATGATTAAGCAGCAGTTGACATGGTGTCTGTGCATGACAGGAGAGAGGGAAAGAATGAATATAAAGACAGTAAGAGTGCAAGATAAAGAGTGATTTGGAAGAtttactagactagacaagagaaTTTCTCTCAATGCAATGTGaccaggttttgtgtgtgtgtgcgcgcgcgcgcgtgtgtgtgtgtgcatgtacatGTGAGAGAGTGTGGTGTAACAGACTTCTTGCATGTCAGTCGTTGAATGGCCATGTAGTGTATTTTGGTTGCTATGGAAATAATATTCTATTACTCTATTTCATTCAAAATGCACAAACACaccaacagactctctctctctctctctctctctctctctctctctctctctcaaaacacCCCTTGCCAAATTGAAACAGAACATAAGCTGGATGATTTGAAATTATATGTTCTTGTATAGATGGAGAAACTAATAAAATGTAAGAAACTGATTGAAATCCCTGGtgatcatgtcatgtttatttacttattttttggTGTCTACATTTTGATGGAATTTCTATTTTAAGAAAATATGACtagacagtaccagtcaaaagtttgggtacacctactcattcatagatttttctgtattgtgactattttctacattgtagaaatatactgaaaacatcaaaactatgaaataacatatggaacgtaTGTGGAATTATGCAATCAGCCAGAAAGTGTTAGAAAACAAAAtccatttcatattttagattcttcaatgtaGCCACTGttgaccttgatgatgctttgcacactattggcagtatcttaaccagcttcatgaggtagtcacctggaatgcttttcaatgaacaggtgtgcctcaccaaaatttagtggacgagtttcttgccttcttaatgcgtttgagagcaaaccgtaaataataaaatacagtaaatagccctattccacagctgtagtaatccatattatgtcaagaactgctcaactaagtagagaaatgacagtccatcattactttaaggcatgaagtgtcttttaataataataatctcatctcattatctctagccgctttatcctgttctacagggtcacaggcaagctggagcctatcccagctgactacgggcgaaaggcggggtacaccctggacaagtcgccaggtcatcacagggctgacacatagacacagacaaccattcatactcacattcacacctacggtcaatttagagtcaccagttaacctaacctgcatgtctttggactgtgggggaaaccggagcacccggaggaaacccacgcggacacggggagaacatgcaaactccacacagaaaggccctcgccggtcccggggctcgaacccaggaccttcttgctgtgaggtgacagcgctaaccactacaccaccgtgccgcccctaataataataataattaaaaaaaccattgaattaggtgtgtccaaacttttgttcaAACaaattgaaaaatattttaaattgaGGTCAGTTTCTAACCTTGCCAtggctgtctgtctgcctgcagcCAGTTGAACAAACGAAGCTTTGTACATTCAGTGTCGCTTGCTAAATGTGATTTTCTCATGATATGTTCAGGTTTATTGATCTTTAGAGCCACTGTGAATCTCTCAAGCCTAAATAATTATCAGGTCATGTCTGTACACCCCCTACACAGATAACAGTGGACaaaattttaaaatgtttaaattacCTAATAAGTGATTAAC includes the following:
- the basp1 gene encoding brain acid soluble protein 1 homolog is translated as MGGKLSKKKKGYNVNDEKTKEKDAKTEGASAEENDASKDNKEEAPTATETTETANDTAAATKEATPVADSSATVPKEEEKTVAPAAKEEKSAATTTSTSNAKSADSAKVEPAKSPDAPPTKAEEKPASAPAPANEKEPAKDTTQALKEPAPAKDPASAMESKADAEAKKTEAPPAKGPASAQPVTTETSPAPSKEQTVAVQD